The sequence AGCTGGCTCCACCAGTTCCGCCGTCTGCGCATCCGCTACGAACGCCGCCCGGACATCCATCTGGCCTTCCTCACGCTCGGCTGCTCCCTCATCTGCCTCCGCTCTCTTTCAAGCACTTGATCTCTTTTTGTTACACGCTCTTAAGCTCAAAGTTCAAAACTCAAAGGAAGGAGGTGTCTTGTGACTGGGGGAGGGCTATTCATGGCAGTGGGACATTTTGGCGCACGCGGGCAGGCCATATTGGTGAGACGCGGATTTGGGCTGGTTGACACAGTTTGGTGGGACAAAATGGCGCACTTAAATTCTGGAAAAGATTTCAGATTATTTTGAAACTTTTTCACGTCTGCGGCGTCTATGTAGGTAGCAAGAAAGGAGGCGGGTTGAATGACCAAAAAGCAGGGGAAAATTCATCGCGAGCGACGCAAATTGCCAGAGTTTCATTTTTTATGGTTTGAAGACCATAAGGTCTGGTTTGGGCTCGAGAGGACTCTCGCCCTACCGGGTTGAGGTGGAGCAAAGGCTTGCAGCAGCGGGCTTAAACGAGGATAACAAAAGCGTTCAACATTGATTC is a genomic window of Verrucomicrobiia bacterium containing:
- a CDS encoding IS5/IS1182 family transposase — translated: SWLHQFRRLRIRYERRPDIHLAFLTLGCSLICLRSLSST